A single genomic interval of Hevea brasiliensis isolate MT/VB/25A 57/8 chromosome 4, ASM3005281v1, whole genome shotgun sequence harbors:
- the LOC110633116 gene encoding condensin-2 complex subunit H2 isoform X1: protein MTNNREPPPNKIHTVQAERNLGANWEVDLATKLEDYLLKICSGEITGAEDYNTNASVNFAEAALLLQGSVQVYSRKVEYLYNLVLHALEFLSEKRQQEQSEGTSVQPEQSGSHAVSDEENDQFWCVDVPVEARNSLDASTSKDASFYHFVKPPANLIVLEGDCLDTSGDGGELESYLLATNDLYRDFILLDPCDAVAVNDFLKGDETGKLPNSTYRGSSTHKNFQSPTRRSGGTARKSSLGKNLDANLNQPSMADCSFGVNNSTVGPDLPAYDNYEDGNHDFDMDDGYSEPRNLEDSEDDDSNDDPWKPLNPHEPGNLKMKPFGKVKPYRRNGINSAKQTSITTLFPLAKMDGTISPELIEMWKARHKRSETNSQSPPLYEKLRQSLSDGGNSANETFGNAENDNEANGYDGGIPDFEQSDDEMPESMYMDEDLPQHEKYDDSSTHFDTNEAFKHEEPSSQASLEDLCLSHLDALLANIAETEKQTELATRVSLWKQKIERNLEEQDARPSFDIHAYGERILDKLSLEADSDNVMSFVDVVEGQEKHDVARTFSALLQLVNNGDIDLQRSGASGNSICYTAANPFHIRLLSHDKRREQNQFRLSKKRVKSPITKGSGKGSGDKFGRLTSSRVNSSSQGESTVLPSQVNCKFSVKLGNVSGVRCTPEGKRRRRSRIVEPIDMHSTR, encoded by the exons ATGACTAATAACAGAGAACCGCCTCCAAACAAGATCCACACCGTCCAGGCAGAGCGAAACCTAGGAGCCAACTGGGAGGTAGATCTCGCTACGAAGCTCGAAGACTACCTGTTGAAGATTTGCTCCGGTGAAATTACCGGCGCCGAAGACTATAATACTAACGCCTCTGTCAATTTCGCCGAAG CTGCTTTGCTGCTTCAAGGTTCGGTTCAGGTGTATAGCAGGAAGGTCGAGTATTTATATAACTTGGTTTTGCATGCTTTGGAGTTTCTTTCTGAAAAGAG GCAGCAGGAGCAATCAGAGGGCACATCAGTCCAGCCTGAGCAAAGTGGTTCCCATGCAGTTTCTGATGAAGAAAATGATCAATTTTGGTGCGTGGATGTCCCTG TGGAAGCAAGGAATTCCTTAGATGCTTCAACCAGTAAAGATGCTTCTTTCTATCACTTTGTGAAACCACCAGCAAATCTTATTGTCCTTGAAGGTGATTGCTTAGATACCAGTGGTGATGGTGGAGAATTAGAATCATACCTG TTAGCCACCAATGATCTTTACAGGGATTTTATTCTTTTAGACCCTTGTGATGCTGTAGCAGTGAATGATTTTTTGAAGGGAGATGAAACTGGAAAATTACCAAATAGTACTTATAGGGGAAGCTCAACTCATAAGAACTTTCAATCCCCCACAAGACGTTCCGGGGGGACTGCACGCAAGTCATCTCTCGGAAAGAACCTGGATGCAAATCTCAACCAACCTTCCATGGCTGATTGCAGTTTTGGAGTTAATAACAGTACCGTGGGGCCAGATCTTCCTGCTTATGATAATTATGAAGACGGGAACCATGACTTTGATATGGATGATGGATATTCAGAACCTCGGAACTTGGAGGATTCAGAAGATGATGACAGCAACGATGATCCGTGGAAACCCTTAAATCCCCATGAACCTGGGAACTTAAAAATGAAGCCTTTCGGAAAAG TAAAACCCTACAGAAGGAATGGTATAAATTCTGCCAAGCAGACCTCTATAACTACTCTGTTTCCACTTGCTAAGATGGATGGTACTATCAGTCCTGAGCTCATAGAAATGTGGAAAGCACGTCACAAAAGATCTGAAACAAACTCCCAGTCTCCTCCTTTATATGAAAAG CTAAGGCAATCCCTTAGTGATGGAGGTAACAGCGCTAATGAAACTTTTGGTAATGCTGAGAATGATAATGAAGCTAATGGATATGATGGTGGAATTCCTGATTTTGAACAGTCTGATGATGAGATGCCAGAAAGTATGTATATGGATGAAGATTTACCTCAACATGAAAAG TATGATGATAGCTCTACTCATTTTGACACCAATGAAGCTTTTAAACATGAAGAGCCGAGTTCCCAAGCAAGCCTAGAAGATCTATGTCTCTCTCACCTA GATGCTCTTCTTGCTAACATAGCTGAAACTGAGAAACAGACTGAATTGGCTACTCGAGTTTCATTGTGGAAACAGAAAATTGAGCGCAACTTGGAAGAACAG GATGCACGCCCTTCATTTGATATTCATGCCTACGGTGAAAGAATTCTTGACAAATTATCTCTTGAAGCAGACAGTGATAATGTCATGTCCTTTGTTGATGTTGTGGAAGGGCAAGAAAAGCATGATGTGGCTCGAACATTCTCTGCACTTCTTCAGCTG GTGAACAATGGAGACATTGATTTGCAGAGAAGTGGAGCAAGTGGTAATTCCATCTGTTATACAGCTGCCAATCCATTCCATATCCGGCTTCTTAGCCATGACAAGAGACGGGAGCAGAATCAATTTCGATTGTCAAAAAAGAGAGTTAAATCACCGATAACCAAAGGAAGTGGCAAGGGTTCAGGAGACAAGTTTGGCAGACTGACATCCTCACGTGTCAATTCATCTTCACAAGGTGAATCAACAGTGCTGCCATCACAAGTAAACTGCAAGTTTTCTGTGAAGCTTGGGAATGTCAGCGGTGTGAGGTGCACTCCTGAGGGTAAGAGGAGACGGAGATCTCGAATTGTTGAACCAATAGACATGCATTCAACACGGTGA
- the LOC110633116 gene encoding condensin-2 complex subunit H2 isoform X2, whose translation MTNNREPPPNKIHTVQAERNLGANWEVDLATKLEDYLLKICSGEITGAEDYNTNASVNFAEAALLLQGSVQVYSRKVEYLYNLVLHALEFLSEKRQQEQSEGTSVQPEQSGSHAVSDEENDQFWCVDVPVEARNSLDASTSKDASFYHFVKPPANLIVLEGDCLDTSGDGGELESYLLATNDLYRDFILLDPCDAVAVNDFLKGDETGKLPNSTYRGSSTHKNFQSPTRRSGGTARKSSLGKNLDANLNQPSMADCSFGVNNSTVGPDLPAYDNYEDGNHDFDMDDGYSEPRNLEDSEDDDSNDDPWKPLNPHEPGNLKMKPFGKVKPYRRNGINSAKQTSITTLFPLAKMDGTISPELIEMWKARHKRSETNSQSPPLYEKLRQSLSDGGNSANETFGNAENDNEANGYDGGIPDFEQSDDEMPESMYMDEDLPQHEKYDDSSTHFDTNEAFKHEEPSSQASLEDLCLSHLDALLANIAETEKQTELATRVSLWKQKIERNLEEQENFLSDRMHALHLIFMPTVKEFLTNYLLKQTVIMSCPLLMLWKGKKSMMWLEHSLHFFSW comes from the exons ATGACTAATAACAGAGAACCGCCTCCAAACAAGATCCACACCGTCCAGGCAGAGCGAAACCTAGGAGCCAACTGGGAGGTAGATCTCGCTACGAAGCTCGAAGACTACCTGTTGAAGATTTGCTCCGGTGAAATTACCGGCGCCGAAGACTATAATACTAACGCCTCTGTCAATTTCGCCGAAG CTGCTTTGCTGCTTCAAGGTTCGGTTCAGGTGTATAGCAGGAAGGTCGAGTATTTATATAACTTGGTTTTGCATGCTTTGGAGTTTCTTTCTGAAAAGAG GCAGCAGGAGCAATCAGAGGGCACATCAGTCCAGCCTGAGCAAAGTGGTTCCCATGCAGTTTCTGATGAAGAAAATGATCAATTTTGGTGCGTGGATGTCCCTG TGGAAGCAAGGAATTCCTTAGATGCTTCAACCAGTAAAGATGCTTCTTTCTATCACTTTGTGAAACCACCAGCAAATCTTATTGTCCTTGAAGGTGATTGCTTAGATACCAGTGGTGATGGTGGAGAATTAGAATCATACCTG TTAGCCACCAATGATCTTTACAGGGATTTTATTCTTTTAGACCCTTGTGATGCTGTAGCAGTGAATGATTTTTTGAAGGGAGATGAAACTGGAAAATTACCAAATAGTACTTATAGGGGAAGCTCAACTCATAAGAACTTTCAATCCCCCACAAGACGTTCCGGGGGGACTGCACGCAAGTCATCTCTCGGAAAGAACCTGGATGCAAATCTCAACCAACCTTCCATGGCTGATTGCAGTTTTGGAGTTAATAACAGTACCGTGGGGCCAGATCTTCCTGCTTATGATAATTATGAAGACGGGAACCATGACTTTGATATGGATGATGGATATTCAGAACCTCGGAACTTGGAGGATTCAGAAGATGATGACAGCAACGATGATCCGTGGAAACCCTTAAATCCCCATGAACCTGGGAACTTAAAAATGAAGCCTTTCGGAAAAG TAAAACCCTACAGAAGGAATGGTATAAATTCTGCCAAGCAGACCTCTATAACTACTCTGTTTCCACTTGCTAAGATGGATGGTACTATCAGTCCTGAGCTCATAGAAATGTGGAAAGCACGTCACAAAAGATCTGAAACAAACTCCCAGTCTCCTCCTTTATATGAAAAG CTAAGGCAATCCCTTAGTGATGGAGGTAACAGCGCTAATGAAACTTTTGGTAATGCTGAGAATGATAATGAAGCTAATGGATATGATGGTGGAATTCCTGATTTTGAACAGTCTGATGATGAGATGCCAGAAAGTATGTATATGGATGAAGATTTACCTCAACATGAAAAG TATGATGATAGCTCTACTCATTTTGACACCAATGAAGCTTTTAAACATGAAGAGCCGAGTTCCCAAGCAAGCCTAGAAGATCTATGTCTCTCTCACCTA GATGCTCTTCTTGCTAACATAGCTGAAACTGAGAAACAGACTGAATTGGCTACTCGAGTTTCATTGTGGAAACAGAAAATTGAGCGCAACTTGGAAGAACAG GAAAATTTTCTCTCTGATAGGATGCACGCCCTTCATTTGATATTCATGCCTACGGTGAAAGAATTCTTGACAAATTATCTCTTGAAGCAGACAGTGATAATGTCATGTCCTTTGTTGATGTTGTGGAAGGGCAAGAAAAGCATGATGTGGCTCGAACATTCTCTGCACTTCTTCAGCTG GTGA